One genomic region from Corvus hawaiiensis isolate bCorHaw1 chromosome 21, bCorHaw1.pri.cur, whole genome shotgun sequence encodes:
- the GAPVD1 gene encoding GTPase-activating protein and VPS9 domain-containing protein 1 isoform X2 — protein MVKLDIHTLAHHLKQERLYVTSEKQLIQRLNADVLKTAERLYRTAWISKQQRINLDRLIITSAEASPAECCQHAKILEDTQFVDGYKQLGFQETAYGEFLNRLRENPRLIASCLVAGEKLNQDNTQSVIHTVFTSIYGNCIMQEDESYLLQVLRYLIEFELKESDNPRRLLRRGTCAFSILFKLFSEGLFSAKLFLTATLHEPIMQLLVEDEDHLETDANKLIERFSPVQQEKLFGEKGTEKFKQRVQEMVDSNEAKLVTLVNKFIGYLKQNTYCFPHSLRWIVSQMYKTLSCVDRLEVGEVRAMCTDLLLACFICPAIVNPEQYGIISDAPINEVARFNLMQVGRLLQQLAMTGSEEGDPRTKSNLAKFDKSCVAAFLDVVIDGRAVETPPMSAVNLLEGLSRTVVYMTYSQLTALVGFMRNVMSSDQLKEDRMALENLLANLPQNKPGKSSSLEMTPYNTPQLSPATTPANKKNRLPIGQQLAAITAWDTSATNLSAHITLVTPFATRSRSRSDMLMDQHGDHEGSSQETIPEVQPEEVLVISLGTGPQITPGMMSENEVLNMQLADGGQGDVPIDENKLHGPSNRSNSVSSLDLEGESVSELGAGPSGSNGVEALQLLEHEQATTQDNLDDKLRKFEIRDMMGLTDDRDISETVSETWSTDVLGSDFDPNIDEDRLQEIAGAAAENMLGSLLCLPGSGSVLLDPCTGSTISETTSEAWSVEVLPSDSEAPDLKQEERLQELESCSGLGSTSDDTDVREVSSRPSTPGLSVVSGISATSEDIPNKIEDLRSECSSDFGGKDSVTSPDMDETAHGASQLTSPPSQTDSLLALFDPLSSNEGVSAVVRPKVHYARPSHPPPDPPILEGAVGGNEARLPNFGSHALIPTDLEAFKQRHSYPERLVRSRSSDIVSSVRRPMSDPGWNRRPGNEERELPMASSSAGAAVLAAASQSSSSSPSKDSSRGEIEERKDSDDEKSDRNKPWWRKRFVSAMPKAPIPFRKKEKQEKDKDDMVPDRYATLQDDPSPRLSAQAQAAEDILDKYRNAIKRTSPSEGAIVNYDSAEAIGDGESMHDSPRDEALQNMSADDLPDSASQVAQPQSSAFSYRDAKKKLRLALCSADSVALPMLTHSTRNGLPDHTDPEDNEIVCFLKVQLAEAINLQDKNLMAQLQETMRCVSRFDNRTCRKLLASIAEDYRKRAPYIAYLTRCRQGLQTTQAHLERLLQRVLRDKEVANRYFTTVCVRLLLESKEKKIREFIQDFQKLTAADDKTAQVEDFLQFLYGAMAQDAIWQNASEEQLQDAQLAIERSVMNRIFKLAFYPNQDGDILRDQVLHEHIQRLSKVVTANHKALQIPEVYLREAPWPSAQSEIRTISAYKTPRDKVQCILRMCSTIMNLLSLANEDSVPGADDFVPVLVFVLIKANPPCLLSTVQYISSFYANCLSGEESYWWMQFTAAVEFIKTIDDRK, from the exons ATGGTGAAGCTGGACATCCACACGCTGGCCCATCACCTGAAGCAGGAGCGGCTGTACGTGACCTCGGAGAAGCAGCTGATCCAGCGGCTCAACGCGGACGTGCTGAAGACGGCGGAGCGGCTCTACCGCACGGCCTGGATCTCCAAACAGCAGCGCATCAACCTCGACAGGCTCATCATAACCAG tgcTGAAGCTTCTCCTGCTGAATGTTGCCAGCACGCAAAAATCTTGGAGGACACACAGTTTGTGGATGGATACAAGCAGTTGGGATTTCAGGAGACTGCTTATGGAGAATTCCTAAACAGACTGAGAGAGAACCCCAGGCTTATTGCATCCTGCCTGGTTGCTGGAGAGAAGCTCAACCAGGACAACACCCAGAGTGTCATTCACACAGTCTTTACCTCCATTTATGGCAACTGCATCATGCAGGAGGATGAGAGTTACCTCCTGCAGGTCCTCCGTTACCTGATCGAGTTTGAGCTCAAGGAAAGCGACAACCCCAGGCGGCTGCTGAGACGAGGCACCTGTGCCTTCAGCATCTTGTTCAAGCTTTTCTCTGAAGGACTCTTTTCTGCAAAACTTTTTCTTACTGCAACCTTACATGAGCCAATCATGCAGCTTCTGGTTGAAGATGAAGACCACCTGGAAACCGATGCAAACAAGTTAATTGAGAGATTCTCCCCAGTACAGCAGGAAAAGTTATTTGGagagaaaggcacagaaaagtTCAAGCAGAGAGTCCAGGAGATGGTTGACTCCAACGAGGCCAAGCTGGTGACCTTGGTTAACAAATTCATTGGCTATCTCAAACAAAACACTTACTGTTTTCCTCACAGCTTGAGGTGGATTGTATCACAGATGTACAAAACGCTGTCGTGTGTGGACAGGCTGGAGGTTGGGGAGGTCAGAGCCATGTGCACAGATCTCCTTCTGGCCTGTTTCATCTGCCCTGCCATCGTCAACCCGGAGCAGTACGGGATCATTTCTGATGCTCCTATAAATGAGGTGGCAAGATTTAATCTGATGCAG gtTGGGAgacttctgcagcagctggcaaTGACAGGCTCTGAGGAGGGAGATCCACGTACGAAGAGCAACCTCGCTAAGTTCGACAAA agctgtgttGCTGCTTTCCTGGACGTGGTGATCGACGGGCGCGCAGTCGAGACTCCCCCGATGTCGGCCGTGAACCTGCTGGAGGGGCTGAGCCGCACCGTGGTGTACATGACCTACAGCCAGCTCACTGCCCTG GTTGGCTTCATGCGGAACGTCATGTCAAGCGATCAGCTTAAGGAAGATCGGATGGCTTTGGAAAACTTGCTGGCAAATTTACCCCAGAACaagccagggaaaagcagcagccttGAAATGACTCCGTATAACACCCCCCAGCTTTCTCCTGCAACTACTCcagctaacaaaaaaaatcGGCTGCCCATAG GACAGCAGTTGGCAGCGATCACTGCCTGGGATACCTCTGCTACCAATCTCTCAGCTCACATAACTCTAGTAACCCCTTTTG ccACTCGAAGCAGAAGTAGATCAGACATGCTAATGGACCAGCATGGAGACCATGAAGGATCCTCCCAGGAGACTATTCCAGAAGTTCAGCCAGAAGAAGTGCTGGTGATTTCTTTGGGGACAGGTCCACAGATTACTCCAGGAATGATGTCGGAAAATGAG GTGTTAAATATGCAGCTTGCAGATGGCGGGCAGGGAGATGTCCCCATCGACGAGAACAAACTCCATG GCCCTTCCAATCGCTCCAACTCTGTGTCATCTCTGGATCTGGAAGGGGAGTCGGTGTCGGAGCTCGGCGCGGGCCCCTCCGGGAGCAACGGCGTtgaggctctgcagctgctggagcacgAGCAAG cCACCACTCAGGATAATCTGGATGACAAGCTCCGTAAGTTTGAAATCCGTGACATGATGGGTTTGACTGATGACAGAGATATATCAGAAACTGTGAGCGAAACCTGGAGTACAGATGTCTTGGGAAGCGACTTCGACCCCAACATCGACGAGGACCGGCTGCAGGAAATCGCAG gtgcagctgcagagaacaTGCTAGGCAGCTTGCTGTGTTTGCCAGGTTCAGGATCCGTGTTGCTTGATCCCTGCACAGGTTCAACCATATCAGAAACCACAAGTGAGGCGTGGAGTGTGGAAGTATTACCAAGTGATTCAG aGGCTCCAGACTTAAAACAGGAGGAAAGACTCCAAGAActggagagctgctctgggctgggtagCACGTCTGATGACACAGATGTGAGGGAGGTCAGCTCTCGGCCCAGCACTCCCGGCCTGAGTGTTGTATCAG GTATTAGTGCAACATCTGAAGATATTCCTAACAAGATTGAGGATCTCAGGTCTGAATGTAGCTCTGACTTTGGGGGAAAAGATTCTGTAACAAGTCCCGACATGGATGAAACAGCCCATG GAGCCAGTCAGCTGACATCTCCCCCTTCTCAGACAGATTCTTTGCTTGCATTGTTTGACCCTCTGTCCTCAAATGAGG GTGTGTCAGCTGTAGTAAGGCCTAAAGTGCACTATGCAAGACCCTCTCATCCACCTCCAGATCCACCCATCTTGGAAGGAGCCGTGGGAGGTAACGAGGCCCGACTGCCAAACTTTGGGTCTCATGCTTTAATTCCAACTGACCTGGAAGCCTTCAAGCAGAGACATTCGTACCCGGAGAGGCTGGTCCGCAGCAGGAGTTCAGACATCGTGTCCTCAGTGCGGAGGCCTATGAGTGATCCTGGGTGGAACAGACGTCCTGGGAATGAGGAGAGGGAGCTGCCCATGGCCTCCAGCAGTGCCGGGGCAGCGGTGCTGGCGGCCGCCTCTCAGTCCTCATCATCATCTCCCAGCAAGGACTCCTCCAGGGGAGAG ATTGAGGAACGGAAAGACAGTGATGATGAGAAGTCTGACAGGAACAAGCCCTGGTGGAGAAAACGTTTTGTGTCTGCCATGCCCAAAG CTCCAATTCCatttaggaagaaagaaaaacaagaaaaagacaaagatgaCATGGTGCCTGACAGATACGCAACACTTCAAG ATGATCCCAGCCCAAGGCTCAGTGCACAGGCACAAGCTGCTGAGGACATTCTGGACAAATACAGGAATGCAATCAAGAGAACAAGTCCTAGTGAAGGAGCCATAGTGAACTACGACAGTGCAG AGGCAATTGGGGATGGTGAGAGCATGCATGACTCCCCACGGGATGAGGCTTTGCAGAACATGTCTGCAGATGACCTCCCAGACTCTGCAAGTCAAGTAGCACAGCCACAAAGTTCTGCTTTCTCCTATAG gGATGCAAAGAAGAAATTGAGATTGGCTCTTTGTTCAGCAGATTCTGTTGCCCTCCCGATGCTGACACATTCAACAAGGAATGGTCTCCCAGACCACACAGACCCCGAAG ATAATGAAATTGTGTGCTTCTTGAAAGTTCAGCTGGCTGAAGCCATCAACCTGCAGGACAAGAACCTGATGGCGCAGCTGCAGGAGACGATGCGCTGCGTGAGCCGCTTCGACAACCGGACCTGCCGGAAGCTGCTGGCGTCCATTGCAGAGGACTACAG GAAAAGAGCTCCATATATCGCGTATTTAACTCGCTGTCGCCAAGGTCTGCAGACGACACAGGCGCACCTGGAGAGGCTGTTACAGAGAGTCCTGCGAGATAAAGAAGTGGCCAACAGATACTTCACTACAGTGTGTGTGAGGTTACTGCTGgagagcaaggaaaagaaaataagggaGTTCATTCAAG ATTTCCAGAAACTCACAGCAGCAGACGATAAAACAGCCCAAGTAGAGGACTTTCTCCAGTTCCTGTACGGGGCTATGGCTCAGGATGCCATATGGCAGAACGCCAGcgaggagcagctccaggatgcACAATTAGCCATAGAGCGCAGTGTGATGAATCGCATTTTCAAACTCGCCTTCTACCCTAATCAGGATGGAGATATTTTGCGTGACCA ggtCCTTCACGAGCACATACAGAGGTTATCCAAAGTAGTGACTGCAAACCACAAGGCACTTCAGATACCTGAG GTGTATCTCCGGGAGGCACCATGGCCATCGGCGCAGTCCGAGATCCGCACAATAAGCGCCTACAAAACCCCCCGGGACAAGGTGCAGTGTATCCTGAGGATGTGCTCCACCATCATGAACCTGCTCAGTCTGGCCAACGAGGATTCGGTACCTGGGGCAGATGATTTTGTTCCTGTTCTGGTCTTTGTCCTCATAAAG GCAAACCCCCCTTGCCTGCTGTCCACTGTGCAGTACATCAGCAGTTTCTATGCCAACTGCTTGTCCGGAGAGGAGTCGTACTGGTGGATGCAGTTCACGGCAGCCGTGGAATTCATCAAAACTATCGATGACCGCAAGTAG